From Deinococcus aquaticus, one genomic window encodes:
- a CDS encoding PolC-type DNA polymerase III — translation MNVVVFDLETTGLSPERDGIVEIGAVRIVDGQVQEHLKYETLVRPTTPDGQTLLIPWRAEQVHGISNAMVRAAPTIAEVLPEFIEYVNGWPVVAHNIGFDGGFMRANAQRQGLTWAPASEHCTVQLSRRAFPKERAHNLTVLADRLGLNFAPGGRHRSFGDVQVTAQAYLRLMELINVRV, via the coding sequence GTGAATGTTGTCGTGTTCGACCTTGAAACCACGGGCCTCTCACCGGAACGGGACGGCATCGTGGAAATCGGCGCGGTGCGGATCGTGGACGGTCAGGTGCAGGAACACCTGAAGTACGAGACGCTGGTGCGCCCCACCACCCCGGACGGCCAGACCCTGCTGATCCCCTGGCGGGCCGAGCAGGTGCACGGCATCAGCAACGCCATGGTCCGCGCCGCCCCGACCATCGCGGAAGTCCTGCCGGAATTCATCGAGTACGTGAATGGCTGGCCGGTCGTGGCGCACAACATCGGCTTCGACGGCGGCTTCATGCGCGCCAACGCCCAGCGGCAAGGCCTGACGTGGGCGCCGGCCAGCGAGCACTGCACCGTGCAACTCTCGCGCCGCGCCTTCCCGAAAGAGCGCGCGCACAACCTGACGGTCCTGGCCGACCGCCTGGGTCTGAACTTCGCGCCCGGCGGCCGCCACCGCTCGTTCGGGGACGTGCAGGTGACCGCGCAGGCCTACCTGCGCCTGATGGAACTGATCAACGTGCGGGTATGA
- a CDS encoding alpha-E domain-containing protein has translation MLLLSRLAENLYWIGRYMERAENTARLLNVNYYASLESAGRVSEHWRPLLELTGGEGPLLERYGQLDTRSATAWLAFDLENPSSIASSLARARQNARGLRDRIPSEMWEAVNRSYLNLCFETGDVMDRDGLYEYCVAAREAAQFFFGIAFATLPRDEGWSFLRSGQLLERADNTVRVLQARVDSPQDPAALGGPADPTARALQEQQWVSVLKGASAFEAYRKSAHSGIDPRGVAGFLLFDEYFPRSLRYSAENLHDALAQIDRHHPGAHPEILRLSRWLVARLQYARIDDILERRSPSLPELLIEINRVGAAIDTAYFQQE, from the coding sequence ATGCTGCTGCTGTCACGACTGGCCGAGAACCTGTACTGGATCGGCCGGTACATGGAACGCGCCGAGAACACGGCGCGCCTGCTGAACGTCAACTACTACGCCTCGCTGGAATCCGCCGGGCGGGTCAGTGAACACTGGCGGCCCCTGCTGGAACTCACGGGCGGCGAAGGTCCCCTGCTGGAACGTTACGGGCAGCTGGACACCCGCAGCGCCACCGCGTGGCTGGCGTTCGATCTGGAGAACCCTTCCAGTATCGCCAGCAGCTTGGCGCGCGCCCGGCAGAACGCGCGGGGCCTGCGAGACCGGATTCCCAGTGAAATGTGGGAAGCCGTGAACCGCTCGTACCTGAACCTGTGCTTCGAGACGGGCGACGTGATGGACCGCGACGGTCTGTACGAGTACTGCGTGGCGGCCCGCGAGGCGGCGCAGTTCTTCTTCGGGATTGCCTTTGCGACCCTGCCGCGCGACGAGGGCTGGTCGTTCCTGCGCAGCGGGCAACTGCTGGAACGCGCGGATAACACCGTGCGGGTGTTGCAGGCGCGCGTGGACAGCCCGCAGGACCCAGCGGCCCTGGGCGGCCCGGCCGACCCGACAGCCCGCGCCCTTCAGGAACAGCAGTGGGTCAGTGTCCTCAAGGGCGCGAGCGCGTTCGAGGCGTACCGCAAGTCGGCGCACAGCGGCATCGACCCGCGCGGCGTGGCGGGCTTCCTGCTGTTCGACGAGTATTTCCCGCGCAGCCTGCGTTACAGTGCCGAGAACCTGCACGACGCGCTGGCGCAGATCGACCGTCACCACCCCGGCGCGCACCCGGAAATCCTGCGCCTGTCCCGCTGGCTGGTCGCGCGCCTTCAGTACGCCCGGATCGACGATATTCTGGAGCGGCGTTCCCCTTCGCTGCCGGAACTGCTGATCGAGATCAACCGGGTGGGCGCCGCGATCGACACGGCGTACTTCCAGCAGGAATGA
- a CDS encoding DUF2256 domain-containing protein, whose protein sequence is MSPTTAKRPGGGRKPSERPSKPCAHCGLPFTWRKKWERDWDNVLYCSDRCRAAAKRDRP, encoded by the coding sequence ATGAGCCCCACCACTGCCAAGCGCCCCGGCGGAGGCCGCAAGCCCAGCGAACGCCCCAGCAAACCCTGCGCCCACTGCGGCCTGCCCTTCACGTGGCGCAAGAAATGGGAACGCGACTGGGACAACGTCCTGTACTGCTCGGACCGCTGTCGCGCCGCCGCCAAACGGGACCGCCCGTGA
- a CDS encoding carbohydrate binding domain-containing protein has translation MNSSLKGPTRPATHAARLFMLALTASLLSGCTRSGATEPQAVWQDEFNGTSLSSANWTPQIGNGFMSGSEYVSGWGNNELEYYTDRPENLRVENGELVITARRGAYQGTANGQPASFDWTSARVRTAGKFSRAYGKFEIRAKFPTGKGLWPAIWLLPEEPNPYGVWAASGEIDIAEGWGSKPTELAQTLHYGGQWPNNVYSGNTVNFPNGGTMDQWHTYAVEWTPGKIQWFIDGKLTSEKTAWWSARGTPPTSDADLHAWPAPFDKPFHLLLNLAVGGNFDGNPNASTPDTAEMRVDYVRVYGLTGETASPGTRPAMKYPWTPAVARPSQPDGNLVFNESFDWADNDPRVTADATRLDGVTQSAYWTLFRSDGQATLSNDVAAGKALKVDITNPGSVNYAVQVRQDGLNLESGGKYEVSFDAWAQTARPMMLKVGGGQDRGYAAYSGEQTLPLGTAKERKTVTFDMKATTDAATRLEFNLGNAGTGPVWIDNVVVKRVGNAAGARPPAADGNLLYNAAFTQDSPNHPGITGVPGTAYWSTWSNVPERLNTSVSGGAVTLNVKDVDPANNWHVQLNQTDVPLTAGKSYTLTFKGRATDAREVAVVVGENGGSYARYLDKTAALSATEQTFTYTFTAAATNPAAQLQILGAVGTPGSSYGLSFRDFRLVQNP, from the coding sequence ATGAACAGCTCACTGAAAGGCCCCACCCGCCCGGCCACCCACGCCGCCCGCCTGTTCATGCTGGCACTGACCGCCTCGCTGCTGTCCGGCTGCACGCGGTCCGGCGCCACCGAACCGCAGGCCGTCTGGCAGGACGAATTCAATGGCACCAGCCTCAGCAGCGCCAACTGGACCCCGCAGATCGGAAACGGGTTCATGTCCGGCAGCGAGTACGTCAGCGGGTGGGGCAACAACGAACTGGAGTACTACACCGACCGCCCCGAGAACCTGCGCGTCGAGAACGGCGAACTGGTCATCACGGCCCGCCGGGGCGCGTACCAGGGAACCGCGAACGGGCAGCCCGCCTCCTTCGACTGGACGTCCGCGCGCGTGCGCACCGCCGGGAAGTTCAGCCGCGCCTACGGCAAATTCGAGATCCGCGCGAAATTTCCCACCGGCAAGGGCCTGTGGCCCGCCATCTGGCTGCTGCCGGAAGAACCCAACCCCTACGGCGTGTGGGCCGCCAGCGGCGAGATCGACATCGCCGAGGGCTGGGGCAGCAAACCCACGGAACTCGCGCAGACCCTGCACTACGGCGGGCAGTGGCCGAACAACGTGTACTCCGGCAACACCGTGAACTTCCCGAACGGCGGCACCATGGACCAGTGGCACACCTACGCCGTGGAATGGACGCCCGGCAAGATCCAGTGGTTCATCGACGGCAAACTGACCAGCGAGAAGACCGCCTGGTGGAGCGCCAGGGGCACGCCGCCCACCAGCGACGCCGACCTGCACGCCTGGCCCGCCCCGTTCGACAAGCCCTTCCATCTGCTGCTGAACCTCGCGGTGGGCGGCAACTTCGACGGCAACCCGAACGCCAGCACCCCGGACACCGCCGAGATGCGCGTGGATTACGTGCGGGTGTACGGCCTGACCGGCGAGACCGCCAGCCCCGGCACCCGCCCCGCCATGAAGTACCCCTGGACGCCCGCCGTGGCCCGGCCCTCCCAGCCGGACGGGAACCTCGTGTTCAACGAGTCCTTCGACTGGGCCGACAACGACCCGCGCGTCACCGCCGACGCCACCCGCCTGGACGGCGTGACCCAGAGCGCGTACTGGACGCTATTCCGCAGTGACGGGCAGGCCACCCTGAGTAACGACGTGGCCGCCGGGAAGGCCCTGAAGGTGGATATCACCAACCCCGGCAGCGTGAACTACGCCGTGCAGGTCCGGCAGGACGGCCTGAACCTGGAAAGCGGCGGCAAGTACGAGGTGTCCTTCGACGCCTGGGCGCAGACCGCGCGGCCCATGATGCTGAAAGTCGGCGGCGGGCAGGACCGTGGGTACGCCGCGTACTCCGGCGAGCAGACCCTGCCACTGGGCACCGCGAAGGAACGCAAGACCGTCACCTTCGACATGAAAGCCACCACGGACGCCGCCACCCGCCTGGAATTCAACCTCGGGAACGCCGGCACCGGCCCGGTCTGGATCGACAACGTGGTGGTCAAACGCGTCGGGAACGCCGCCGGGGCGCGTCCACCCGCCGCCGACGGGAACCTGCTGTACAACGCCGCGTTCACGCAGGACAGCCCCAACCACCCCGGCATCACGGGCGTGCCCGGCACCGCGTACTGGAGCACCTGGAGTAACGTCCCTGAACGCCTGAACACCAGCGTCAGCGGCGGCGCTGTGACCCTGAACGTCAAGGACGTGGACCCCGCCAACAACTGGCACGTGCAACTCAACCAGACCGACGTGCCCCTGACCGCCGGGAAGTCCTACACCCTGACCTTCAAGGGCAGGGCCACCGACGCCCGCGAGGTCGCCGTGGTGGTCGGTGAGAACGGCGGCAGCTACGCCCGCTACCTCGACAAGACGGCCGCCCTGAGCGCCACCGAGCAGACCTTCACGTACACCTTCACAGCGGCCGCCACGAACCCCGCCGCGCAACTCCAGATTCTCGGCGCGGTCGGCACGCCCGGCAGCAGCTACGGCCTGAGCTTCCGGGACTTCCGACTCGTGCAGAACCCCTGA
- a CDS encoding 3-deoxy-7-phosphoheptulonate synthase produces the protein MTHPDPIIEAGRTENLNVSGFTPLITPRALKALHPLTPQAEATVLAGRQAAQDILHGRDDRLLVVVGPCSVHDHDQAVEYAHRLAALRERVGDRLEVHMRVYVDKPRTTVGWRGYLLDPDMDGSNNINRGLELTRKLMIAVSELGLPVATELLDPFAPQYLFDAVAWACLGARTTESQTHRVMSSAVSAPMGFKNGTGGGIKLAVDAIVAASAPHAFFTVDDDGQACIVHTRGNPDGHVILRGGRGGPNYAPQFVKEAGDLMRAAGLTPAVMVDCSHANSGSDHTRQGLVWRDVLHQRAAGQSAVRGLMIESNLRAGKQGIPADRRALIPGLSVTDACVGWDETEALLLEAHAALGREVVAG, from the coding sequence ATGACGCACCCGGACCCCATCATCGAAGCAGGCCGCACCGAGAACCTCAACGTGAGCGGCTTCACGCCCCTGATCACCCCCCGCGCCCTGAAAGCCTTGCACCCCCTGACCCCGCAGGCCGAGGCGACCGTGCTGGCCGGACGGCAGGCCGCGCAGGACATCCTGCACGGCCGCGACGACCGCCTGCTGGTCGTGGTCGGGCCGTGCAGCGTTCATGACCACGATCAGGCCGTCGAGTACGCCCACCGCCTCGCGGCGCTGCGTGAGCGCGTGGGGGACCGCCTGGAAGTCCACATGCGCGTGTACGTGGATAAACCCCGCACCACCGTCGGCTGGCGCGGCTACCTCCTCGACCCCGACATGGACGGCAGCAACAACATCAACCGGGGCCTCGAACTGACCCGCAAACTCATGATCGCCGTCAGTGAACTCGGCCTGCCGGTCGCTACCGAACTGCTGGACCCCTTCGCGCCGCAGTACCTGTTCGACGCGGTCGCCTGGGCCTGCCTGGGCGCCCGCACCACCGAATCGCAGACGCACCGCGTCATGAGCAGCGCCGTGTCCGCCCCCATGGGCTTCAAGAACGGCACGGGCGGCGGCATCAAACTCGCCGTGGACGCCATCGTGGCCGCCAGCGCCCCGCACGCCTTCTTCACCGTCGACGACGACGGGCAGGCCTGCATCGTCCACACGCGCGGCAACCCCGACGGGCACGTGATCCTGCGCGGCGGACGCGGCGGCCCCAACTACGCCCCGCAGTTCGTGAAGGAAGCGGGTGACCTGATGCGCGCCGCCGGGCTGACCCCGGCCGTCATGGTGGACTGCTCGCACGCCAACAGCGGCAGCGACCACACCCGCCAGGGCCTCGTGTGGCGCGACGTGCTGCACCAGCGCGCCGCCGGCCAGAGCGCCGTGCGGGGCCTGATGATCGAGAGTAACCTCCGCGCCGGCAAGCAGGGCATCCCCGCCGACCGCCGCGCCCTGATTCCCGGCCTGAGCGTCACGGACGCCTGCGTCGGCTGGGACGAGACCGAGGCGCTGCTACTCGAAGCACACGCCGCGCTGGGCCGCGAAGTCGTCGCGGGCTGA
- a CDS encoding transglutaminase family protein produces the protein MRCEIRHTTEYHYPKPAWDSFNQVRLHPSQEARQTVRSFHLHVTPDAEVTSHKDYFGAIVHHVHVHEQHRHLLIEAQALVDTHAVPDPVATPFGALWPERGRHTEFLVASPRVPAGSWPELFGVTRPIGTDDLPSFLVNLNSSLYRQFTYDTKATTVNTPLAEFATHQRGVCQDFTHAMLGITRQLGIPARYVSGYLYSGGEMVGAEATHAWVECFVPGYGWLGLDPTNNCLAHEKHIKIGHGREYSDVSPVRGTYYGGGQGRMDVAVHVYGQGQ, from the coding sequence ATGCGCTGCGAGATCCGTCACACCACCGAGTACCACTACCCCAAACCCGCCTGGGATTCGTTCAATCAGGTGCGGCTGCACCCCAGTCAGGAGGCCCGGCAGACCGTGCGGTCCTTTCACCTGCACGTCACGCCGGACGCCGAGGTCACCTCGCACAAGGATTACTTCGGGGCGATCGTGCATCACGTGCACGTGCATGAACAGCACCGGCACCTGCTGATTGAGGCGCAGGCGCTGGTAGACACGCACGCCGTGCCCGACCCGGTCGCCACGCCCTTCGGGGCGCTGTGGCCCGAGCGTGGGCGGCACACCGAGTTCCTGGTGGCCAGTCCGCGCGTCCCCGCAGGCAGCTGGCCGGAACTGTTCGGCGTGACGCGGCCCATCGGGACGGACGACCTGCCGTCCTTCCTGGTGAACCTGAACTCGTCACTGTACCGGCAGTTCACGTACGACACGAAAGCCACGACCGTCAACACGCCCCTGGCGGAGTTCGCCACGCACCAGCGGGGCGTATGCCAGGACTTCACGCACGCCATGCTGGGCATCACGCGGCAGCTGGGCATTCCGGCCCGCTACGTCAGCGGGTACCTGTACAGCGGCGGCGAGATGGTCGGGGCCGAGGCCACGCACGCCTGGGTCGAGTGCTTCGTACCGGGGTACGGGTGGCTGGGCCTGGACCCCACCAACAACTGCCTGGCACACGAGAAGCACATCAAGATCGGGCACGGCCGCGAGTACAGCGACGTGTCACCCGTGCGCGGCACGTACTACGGCGGCGGGCAGGGCCGCATGGACGTGGCCGTTCACGTGTACGGACAGGGACAGTAA
- a CDS encoding circularly permuted type 2 ATP-grasp protein: MKYDPGIRFFDEMFRADGQVRPHYEGVEAYIQRLGTAEFERRRHQLDAAFRNQGITFTVYGDAMGTERTFPFDPVPRIIPASEWSHVEAGLKQRVKALNAFLTDIYSGAQILADGVIPSELVFTSAHFRREVHGVIPPGGVFIHVVGTDLIRNEQGEYLVLEDNLRSPSGVSYLLANRQAMTRIYPGMFEGQRVRPVQQYATALLANLQAVSPKPNGTVVVLTPGMYNSAYFEHAFLAQQMGVELVEGRDLFVDAGRVWMRTTGGRRQVDVIYRRIDDDFLDPLAFRRDSSLGVAGLMEVYRQGRVAIANAVGTGVADDKAVYAYVPDMIRYYLNEEPLLNNVPTYLGWNPDQLEFMLANAADLVFKGVGEAGGYGMLIGPAATRQEIDAYLEKVRLEPREFIAQPVVGLSRHPTLYPDSGTFEGSHIDLRPYVLFGQDVTIVPGGLTRVALTRGSLVVNSSQGGGSKDTWVLEDADAADAEEALRAARQSQSQSQSQGGGWQSQSQMQGMVSASGDGPARSYQQQLEKDQLAHDQLEQAPDGTGAWGAEQPGENR; the protein is encoded by the coding sequence ATGAAGTACGATCCAGGCATCAGGTTTTTCGATGAGATGTTCAGGGCAGACGGGCAGGTCCGTCCGCACTACGAGGGTGTGGAGGCGTACATCCAGCGGCTGGGCACGGCAGAGTTCGAGCGGCGCCGGCACCAGCTGGACGCGGCGTTCCGGAATCAGGGCATCACGTTCACGGTGTATGGCGACGCCATGGGTACCGAGCGGACCTTCCCGTTCGATCCGGTGCCGCGCATCATTCCGGCGTCCGAGTGGTCGCACGTCGAGGCGGGCCTCAAGCAGCGCGTGAAGGCCCTGAACGCCTTCCTGACCGATATCTACAGCGGCGCGCAGATCCTGGCGGACGGCGTGATTCCGTCGGAACTGGTGTTCACGTCCGCGCACTTCCGGCGCGAGGTTCACGGGGTCATTCCGCCGGGCGGGGTGTTCATTCACGTGGTCGGCACGGACCTGATCCGCAACGAGCAGGGCGAGTACCTGGTGCTGGAAGACAACCTGCGCTCACCGAGCGGCGTGTCGTACCTGCTGGCCAACCGGCAGGCCATGACCCGCATCTACCCCGGCATGTTCGAGGGTCAGCGCGTGCGTCCCGTGCAGCAGTACGCGACGGCGCTGCTGGCGAACCTTCAGGCTGTGAGCCCCAAACCGAACGGAACGGTGGTGGTGCTCACGCCGGGCATGTACAACAGCGCGTACTTCGAGCACGCGTTCCTGGCTCAGCAGATGGGCGTGGAACTCGTGGAGGGCCGCGACCTGTTCGTGGACGCCGGGCGCGTGTGGATGCGCACGACCGGCGGCCGCCGGCAGGTAGACGTGATCTACCGCCGCATCGACGATGACTTCCTGGACCCGCTGGCGTTCCGGCGGGACAGTTCGCTGGGCGTGGCGGGCCTGATGGAAGTGTACCGGCAGGGACGCGTGGCGATCGCCAACGCGGTCGGGACCGGCGTGGCCGACGACAAGGCCGTGTACGCGTACGTGCCCGATATGATCCGCTACTACCTGAACGAGGAACCGCTGCTGAACAACGTGCCCACCTACCTGGGCTGGAATCCGGATCAGCTGGAATTCATGCTGGCGAACGCCGCAGATCTGGTGTTCAAGGGCGTCGGCGAGGCCGGCGGGTACGGCATGCTGATCGGCCCGGCAGCCACCCGGCAGGAAATCGACGCCTACCTGGAGAAGGTGCGGCTGGAACCGCGCGAGTTCATCGCGCAGCCGGTGGTGGGCCTGTCGCGGCACCCGACGCTGTACCCGGATTCCGGGACGTTCGAGGGGTCGCACATTGACCTGCGTCCGTACGTGCTGTTCGGGCAGGACGTGACCATCGTGCCGGGCGGCCTGACCCGCGTGGCCCTGACGCGCGGCAGTCTGGTCGTGAACAGTTCGCAGGGTGGGGGCAGCAAGGACACCTGGGTGCTGGAGGATGCCGACGCGGCCGACGCCGAGGAAGCGCTGCGGGCCGCCCGGCAGTCCCAGAGTCAGAGTCAGTCCCAGGGGGGCGGCTGGCAGAGTCAGTCGCAGATGCAGGGCATGGTGTCGGCTTCCGGGGACGGCCCGGCGCGGTCCTACCAGCAGCAACTGGAGAAGGATCAGCTGGCGCACGATCAGCTGGAACAGGCACCGGACGGAACCGGCGCCTGGGGGGCTGAACAGCCCGGGGAGAACCGCTGA
- the uvsE gene encoding UV DNA damage repair endonuclease UvsE: MTATPNAGGPAYGLVCLTSGPEVRFRTITLTRYRALTPAAREGTLLDLYADNIACLRAAATFCQARGIRLYRLSSSLFPMLDLAGDDTGAAVLTHLAPQLTRAGQAFTDAGIRVLMHPEQFIVLNSDRPEVRENSLRAITTHAHVMDSLGLSRTPWNLLLLHGGKGGRAAELRDLIPDLPDAVRLRLGLENDERAYSPRDLLPVCEATGIPLVFDAHHHVIHDRLPDQEHPSVREWVLSARRTWTPPDWQVVHLSNGIDGPQDRRHSHLITHLPSAYHDVPWIEVEAKGKEEALAALTAPT; this comes from the coding sequence GTGACAGCCACCCCGAACGCGGGCGGCCCTGCCTACGGTCTCGTATGCCTGACCAGCGGCCCTGAGGTGCGCTTCCGGACCATCACCCTCACCCGCTACCGTGCCCTGACCCCCGCCGCGCGCGAGGGCACGCTGCTGGACCTGTACGCCGACAACATCGCCTGCCTGCGCGCCGCCGCCACCTTCTGTCAGGCGCGCGGCATCCGGCTGTACCGCCTGAGTTCCAGTCTGTTCCCCATGCTGGACCTCGCCGGAGACGACACGGGCGCGGCCGTCCTGACCCACCTCGCCCCGCAACTGACCCGCGCCGGACAGGCCTTCACGGACGCCGGTATCCGCGTGCTGATGCACCCCGAGCAGTTCATCGTCCTGAACAGCGACCGCCCCGAAGTCCGCGAGAACAGCCTGCGGGCCATCACCACCCACGCCCACGTCATGGACAGCCTGGGCCTGAGCCGCACCCCCTGGAACCTGCTGCTGCTGCACGGCGGCAAGGGCGGCCGCGCCGCCGAACTGCGCGACCTGATCCCCGACCTCCCAGACGCGGTTCGCCTGCGCCTGGGCCTGGAGAACGACGAACGCGCCTACAGCCCCCGCGACCTGCTGCCCGTCTGCGAGGCCACCGGCATCCCTCTGGTGTTCGACGCGCACCACCACGTCATCCACGACCGTCTGCCCGACCAGGAACACCCCAGCGTCCGCGAGTGGGTCCTGAGTGCCCGCCGCACCTGGACCCCCCCTGACTGGCAGGTCGTGCACCTCAGCAACGGCATCGACGGCCCCCAGGACCGCCGCCACAGTCACCTGATCACCCACCTGCCCAGTGCCTACCACGACGTTCCCTGGATCGAGGTCGAGGCCAAGGGCAAGGAGGAAGCCCTGGCGGCCCTGACTGCCCCCACCTGA
- a CDS encoding phosphodiester glycosidase family protein has protein sequence MRIRGVQGRDRQEGTEVQAGRRRLGWLGRAALLSALLASGVAAARPVAIGGLRQSAGLDSRQFVSGEALAVWTLPRLGVAVRNDPQDLRLQLGGRELQFSPRSGWRATGFTLGARLPAPELAGGSLFVPLAALSALGVPVLADTPDLLDFAAPARVPSGTLPPSPAPSSAAPVTAPGTPVPVSPRAPAQSAPAQSAPALSALPTPPFLLTANLNTVRVSRSMHRSVEVQRVVLEFNVPDPRVIAYSVTREANGLRVTLPGVSGSPVQQTLESGDALQLELTGTGSALFLGTGGGRSEIFTLDSPARVVIDTTTYTDTSVPPPVNPDTLPAGVTYRQQGKLHLLSFDPALYQTRVVSAPAGRASGVADLVRSAGGVAGVNGGYFDPASQLPVDLVATNGLMTAGSLEKRATLGITAQGDTLFGYPRPRYVLSGADALGAPYSVTVNSVRARPAPDLLTAFVGDGRSGVGADNLTTLYVTPGAGSVLRAFTGTVVPPAGTLALTFDHARFPQLPRAAGAALNVALDWRATDAPWAGAVDALSAGPLLVQGGKVVLDPAREGFNTNASIWRPTRQVAFGTLGGRPTIAFLEYGSPETFAAALAGAGVRDAVRLDSGSSATAYVTGGYADLGGYLNTVWSRTVPNALVLVPRPGTAAAAKK, from the coding sequence GTGAGGATCAGGGGCGTTCAGGGCAGGGACCGGCAGGAAGGCACGGAAGTTCAGGCGGGCAGGCGGCGGCTGGGATGGCTGGGCAGAGCGGCGCTGCTGTCGGCGCTGCTGGCGTCGGGCGTGGCGGCCGCGCGGCCCGTGGCCATCGGTGGGCTGCGGCAGAGCGCAGGCCTGGATTCGCGTCAGTTCGTGAGCGGCGAGGCGCTGGCCGTGTGGACCCTGCCGCGCCTGGGGGTTGCGGTCCGGAACGACCCGCAGGACCTGCGGCTGCAACTGGGAGGGCGGGAACTGCAGTTCTCGCCGCGCAGCGGGTGGCGCGCCACCGGGTTCACGCTGGGCGCGCGGCTGCCCGCGCCGGAACTGGCCGGCGGCAGTCTGTTCGTGCCGCTGGCGGCCCTGTCGGCGCTGGGTGTGCCGGTGCTGGCCGACACGCCGGACCTGCTGGACTTCGCGGCTCCGGCCCGCGTGCCCAGTGGGACCCTGCCTCCCAGCCCGGCCCCGTCCAGCGCCGCGCCGGTCACGGCTCCCGGGACGCCCGTTCCGGTCAGCCCGCGTGCCCCGGCCCAATCCGCTCCGGCCCAGTCGGCTCCAGCTCTGTCTGCCCTGCCCACACCGCCTTTCCTGCTGACCGCGAACCTGAATACCGTCCGGGTGAGCCGCAGCATGCACCGCAGCGTGGAGGTGCAGCGCGTGGTGCTGGAATTCAACGTGCCGGACCCGCGCGTGATCGCGTACAGCGTGACTCGTGAAGCGAACGGCCTGCGCGTCACGCTGCCCGGCGTGAGCGGCTCGCCCGTGCAGCAGACCCTGGAATCCGGGGACGCCCTGCAACTGGAACTCACGGGCACCGGCAGCGCCCTGTTCCTGGGCACCGGCGGCGGCCGCAGCGAGATCTTCACGCTGGACAGCCCGGCGCGCGTGGTGATCGACACGACCACGTACACCGATACCAGCGTGCCGCCGCCCGTGAACCCGGACACGCTGCCCGCCGGGGTCACGTACCGCCAGCAGGGCAAACTGCACCTGCTGAGCTTCGACCCGGCGCTGTACCAGACGCGGGTGGTGAGTGCCCCGGCCGGGCGGGCCAGCGGCGTGGCCGACCTCGTGCGCAGCGCGGGGGGAGTGGCGGGCGTGAACGGCGGGTACTTCGACCCGGCCTCGCAGTTGCCGGTGGACCTCGTCGCCACGAACGGCCTGATGACGGCCGGCAGCCTGGAGAAACGCGCCACGCTGGGCATCACCGCCCAGGGCGACACGCTGTTCGGTTACCCCCGCCCCCGCTACGTTCTGAGCGGCGCGGACGCCCTCGGCGCGCCGTACAGCGTCACCGTGAACAGCGTGCGCGCCCGGCCCGCCCCGGACCTGCTGACCGCGTTCGTCGGGGACGGCCGCAGCGGTGTCGGCGCGGACAACCTGACCACCCTGTACGTCACGCCCGGCGCGGGTAGCGTCCTGCGGGCCTTCACGGGGACTGTCGTTCCGCCCGCCGGCACGCTGGCCCTGACGTTCGACCACGCCCGCTTCCCGCAGCTGCCCCGCGCGGCCGGGGCGGCCCTGAACGTAGCCCTCGACTGGCGCGCCACCGACGCCCCCTGGGCCGGCGCGGTCGACGCCCTGAGTGCCGGGCCGCTGCTGGTGCAGGGCGGGAAGGTCGTGCTGGACCCGGCCCGCGAGGGGTTCAACACGAACGCCAGCATCTGGCGGCCCACCCGGCAGGTGGCGTTCGGCACGCTGGGCGGCCGACCCACCATCGCGTTCCTGGAGTACGGCAGTCCCGAGACCTTCGCGGCCGCGCTGGCTGGGGCGGGCGTGCGGGACGCCGTGCGGCTCGACAGCGGCAGCAGCGCCACCGCCTACGTCACGGGCGGGTACGCCGACCTGGGCGGGTACCTGAACACCGTCTGGAGCCGCACCGTGCCCAACGCGCTGGTGCTGGTACCGCGCCCCGGCACGGCCGCCGCCGCGAAGAAGTAA